ACTATTATTGGTGTCATTCTGTAATTATAAATTCAATTTTTTGTTGCAATAACCTAATGTTTTTAACATTATTTGGCTGTTTAATTAATTTTGGTGCTAAAGTTGTATTTCCAGAAGCATCGTTATAATCGCAAACGATATTAAAATCTTCTGACTTTATTGTATTAAATTTTTCCAAGCTTGTGGTAAAACTTAATGACACTTGCTTTGGAAAATAGTTAACTTTTACTCCTTCCGGAATATTAATTATTTGGATTGGAATGTCTAAAACGCCTTCAGAGAATTTAGAAACATTAACCATCAACTTAGCTTGCGTTATATTGGTTTTAATATTTTTATTTAAACTATCCAATTGCAGTAACAACGTTTTATTTACATCGGATTTCACCTCTTTTAATTCTAAATACTGAGTCTTTACTTTACTAATTGTTTTTAAAACAGAACTTGGCCCAATTAACTTAACACTATCTGGTACAGTTTTTAAAGTATCTAAAGTGTTGTACCCTTTAGCATATTGAATTTTAGAGTCTAAGATTATTGGTACATATTTTACATCATTGACATCAAATCTAAAAAGTAGTGTGTCCGGATTAATACTGATAATCTTTTCTTCTTTATCAAACTGTTTATTAATATTTGAGAACCCTTTGGAAACACTCCAAATTAAAGTTGAATCTTTTTTTGAAATGTCTGTTTTAAAATTAATATCTAATTCTGGTCTTTTAATAGCATACCTAAGCCAATTAAAACCTGTAGTTTGTATTGTAATATCAAGCTCTGGATTGTTTGAATTTACTATTACATGCGTATCACTAATATCCTTAGGTTTTACTTTAAAGGCTAATGTGGCTGTATATACTTTAGATAATTTTGTTAAAACTAAAATTGAAAAAGCTAAAACAAAAAACAGTAAAAATATATTGATCTTTTTACTTTTAAACAATCCTAATATTTTCAATTTAAGTTTTTGCATGCCTTAATTTTTAAAAAATAAATGAGGAAAAATTACTTCGGGTTTTTCTGACTTAAAATGTAATAATATTGTTGACTTTAAAAATCCGTAACCATATCCAAAAAACTGAATGGATACTGCTAATAAAGCCTGAAAAGCAATAATAATATTTTTAGTTTTTAATACTGCTACAATAAAGATTAGACAATAATAAAATAACACTAAGTATAATGGTAAAAATAGATTAAACAGTGTTAAAAACAAAGCTATAATAACTCCAATAAAAAACATTGTTGGAAACCAATAGGTGATTTTTTTAGTTTGTGGATGCCACTTATTTAAAATAGGTCTTACGGAACCAAATTTATTAACTTGTTTATAAAATTTACTCCAAGATATACGTCTTTTATGGTACACATAAGCTTCCGGAAATAAAGTTGTTTTAAATCCTAAGTCCCATAGTCTAATAGACAAATCAGGATCTTCTCCAGGATGGATATTACCAAATCCTTTGGTCGCTTCAAATGCTAATTTTGATAATCCCATGTTAAAACTTCTAGGTTGAAACTTATCCAAACTAGATTTATTACCTCTAATGCCTCCTGTTGTAATTACAGACGTCATACTAAAATCTATAGCTTTTTGAAGATTTGAAAACGAATGATGTGCTTTATCTGGTCCGCCAAAACAGTCTACATAATTAAGTTTTAAACTAGCTTCTACCTCTTGTAAGTAGTGACTAGGCAATAAACAATCGCTATCTAAAATAATAAAGTAATTACCTTTAGCGTGTTGCATTCCAAAATTTCTGGAATCTCCTGGTCCTGAATTTGACTTAAAATAATAGGATATATCAAGCTTATCTATGTATTTATCTACGATAGCTTTAGACGTAATTGTAGATCCATCTTCTACAATTACAATTTCGTAGCTATAGTTACCTTTTAAGGTTAAAAAGCTTTCTAATAGCTCTTCAATCTCAATAGGACGATTATAAACAGGTATAATAAACGAAAAACTTAATTCCATATAACAAATGTAAGTTAAACGTATAAAAAAAGCCACCTAAAAAGGTGGCTTTTAATTGTATTAAAGTTTAAGATTATTTCTTAATAACTTTTATTGTTTCAGTAACATCTCCAATAGTAACTTTAACAAAGTATGCTCCTGACTGTAAGTCAGACATGTTTACTAGGTTATCTACACTATTAGGTGCGTTTCTGTACACTTCTTGTCCTAACATGTTATAAACTGATACATTAGAAATCTCTTTTTGAGCTTTTAATGTTAAGTTGTCATTAACTGGGTTTGGATAGTAAGAGAATAAAGCCTCTGTATTAAACTCAACTGTGCTTAAAGAAGACTCAGAAAGTAATAAAGTAAACGATCCTGGAGCTTGTGCTCTTGCAGTACCATCATCACTAACTCTTACATAGTAAGTAGTACCATCTGTTAATCCACCAACTACTGATGTATTACAAGCACCAACTGCTGTACCAGCACAATCTGTATAAACACCATATTGAGCAGCAGTTGTAGTCACTGTAACTTCTCCCGAAGGAGGTGCTACAAATGAGTACCATAAATCAGCAACTGCACCTGTAAAACAATCTGCAGTTACACCAGAATCTGTTGCTCCTGTATTATCTCCTGTAATTTCAACTCCTAGTGTTAATGCTTCAGCAGCTGTACATTCGTCGTTAGCAGGAGGTAAAGGTGTAGTATTTAAATTTAATGTGTAAGCACCAACTCCAGTAGCAGCATTACCATCTATGTAAATATAATAAGTCGTAGCTGTTGCTTCAGAATCAAAACAAACAAAACCACCACTTCCTGCAGTTGAACTATCGTCATCTCCTGCAACACAAACTAATGAGCCACAAGCTCCAGACCATACTTGAATCTCTGAATCAAAAGCATCAGCAGAATCCTCAATAGAAATAGATTCATTACCAGGAGAATTGTAAACATACCATACTCCAGTACCAAAAACAAGTGTTCCAGCGTTAGGTGAAGAATCTCCACCTGGATCACATGTTGTACCTACTGTTCCACCAGAACATACTGTTAAATTCTCTACATTAGTAGAGTAAGAAGTATCACCAGAGATTGAATCTCCAGCATTAATAGTAATTGCATTCTCACAAGCATCGTTTACTGGTGGTGGTGGAGCAAGGAAAACACATAAATCAAAATCAACATATGCAGTACCTGAAGTACTTCTTACATTCACAAAATAAGTTGTACCACTAGTTAAAGTAAAAGTTTGGGCTGCAGTAGTAAAACAAGTTGTACCTACTTGAGTAGTAGTCTCACAGTCTCCAGAATATAATGAAAGATAAGTTGTTGAAAATCCTGAATCAAAAGTTTCAGTAGCACTAAATACGTAGTTATTATCCTCAGTTGGTGTAAAAGTGTACCATACATCTTTATTAGTTGAAGAACAAGTTCCTGAAGCAGATGGTAAAGCACTGTTAGTTGTCCCAGAAACACTATTATCACATGAATCATCTGACGATAAAGTCAACTCAATAGCACCTTCACAAGTATCATTTGCTGGTGGTGGTGGTGGTGTTCCTATACAAATATCAAAATTAGAAGTTTGTCCTGCAGTACCTGTCCAAGAATAAACTTGTACAAAGTAAGTAGTTCCAACAGTCAAACCTGACGTTGAACTAGTATTAGGGTCCGAACAAGTTAAAGCTGTTCCTAAAGCTTCACAACCAGAAGTTGCATCATAAACTGCGTGATATAAATCCGTTGTTCCTCCTGTAATATTCTGTAAAGCGATTACGTGAGTGGTAGATGTAGCCATAAAACTATACCAAACATCATCATCTTCTGTTCCTCCACAAGCTGTTGCTATTCCAGAAGCTGTAGCTGCTGCTATAGTCCCAGAAGTTACATTCATACAATCTAAGTCTGCGTTTACAGTCAATGGTATTGCACCAGTACACTCATCATTAGATGGTGGACAAGCGTATGATAAAGTAGCTAACTCTAAGTTACATAAGCTATCTTGATCATGCTCAATAGTAATGTTTACATCGGTTCCTGGTGTGAAAGGTCCCACACTAACCATTCCTGTTGCTGTTGCTGGTGTACTTGAAACTCCTGCATCATTAGTAATAGTTACAGATGTCGCATCACCTAAACTAGTAACATCTACATCAATCATGTATGTTCCTGCTGCGCAATCTGTGGTTCCTACCACAGCAGTAGCTACAGGTGAAGTACAGGTTAAAGCTGGAACAATAGTTACCGTTATATTTGACCAATCTGCAGCTGAACCTGAATAAGTTTGATCTAAAACAATATCAAAAGTTCCATCCGCATCTGGATCGTAATCTGCAGTAAAGCTTCCATCAAATGTAATTGTTGTTGCAACACCACTATTCGCACTACCAGTAGATGGTGAATTAAAGTTTACAGTTCCAGCTGCTGTTGTTAAATCCAAATCACACTCAGAAGCCCAAGCATTATCTGTGCTTACCCAATCAATAGAAATACTAAAAGTAGCATAATTTCCAGATGGAACAGCAGCACTATTAGCAGCATCGTTAATATTTAAAGTCACAGGTGAACCCTCAGTTACACTTGTAGGTCCTGTAATTACAGGGAAGGTATGTTGAGCCATAGCCGAAAAACAGCTAATAAGAGCAACACACAATAATAAAGTAATTTTTTTCATCATAAAATTAGTATAAGTTAGTAATTAATTAATCATCTTCTAAAAATATTGATTTATTCTTAACCTAGCACTACCATACCCATCAAATCGACAAGAAGTCTTAAAAAAGGGTTAAAATACCATTAACCTTATGTTAAATGTAATTAATAGAATTGTAAGTTTTTACACACAACTGATTGCCAGTAGTTTAATCACATAAAAAAAGCCTTACATTTCTGTAAGGCTTTTTAAAATTATATTAGTAGTGTCTATTTATCAATACCATCTACAAATGCGCTCATAACTGCATCGCTAACTCCCATGTTACTAAAACCACCATCATGAAACAGGTTTTGTAAAGTCACACGCTTAGTTAAATCACTAAATAACGATACTGTGTAGTTTGCACAATCTAAAGCTGTAGCATTACCTAAAGGCGACATTTTTTCCGCGTAAGCGATAAATCCATCAAATCCTTTTACTCCGCTTCCTGCTGTAGTTGGTGTTGGCGACTGTGATATTGTGTTAACTCTAACTTTTTTATCTCTTCCAAAAAAGTAACCAAAACTACGTGCAATACTTTCTAAATAGGCTTTATTATCTGCCATGTCATTATAATCAGGAAAAACACGTTGTGCTGCCATATAAGTTAAAGCCACGATACTTCCCCATTCATTCATTGCATCTTGCTTGTATAACGTTTGCATTGTTTTATGAAAAGACATTGCAGAAACATCTGTTCCTTTTTGTGTCCAAGCATAGTTTTGATCTGTATAATGTTTTCCTTTTCTAACATTAATTGACATACCAATAGAGTGTAATACAAAGTCTATTTTACCTCCTAAGATTTCCATTGCTTGCGTAACAAGATTTTGTAAATCTTCCTCGCTTGTTGCATCTGCAGGAATTATTTGAGAGCCCGTTTTTTCTGCTAAAACATTAATTTGACCCATACGCATTGCAACTGGTGCATTTGTAAGTACAAAAGTACCACCTTCTTCATGGACACGTTCTGCTGTTTTCCATGCTATAGAGTTTTCGTCTAATGCTCCAAATATGATTCCTCTTTTTCCTTTTAATAAATTGTATGACATAACTTATAGTTTATCAGTTGATATGTTAGTTTATTATATTATCTGTCAAAGATAGTATTTAAAATTTTTTTAATTCGCTTTCGCGGAAATTTAGCCACTAATTTAATAGTTGTTTAGCATGTGCTATTGCCGAATCTGATAATTGAGTCCCTCCCAACATCTGAGCCAATTCTACAACACGCTCATCATAGTCCAATTTAACTAAATTAGTTGTGGTCACTTCATTAACGTCTTCTTTATAAACTTTGTAATGCGTGTTTCCTTTAGCTGCAATTTGTGGTAAATGGGTAATGCTAAAGACTTGCATTTTAGTACTCATTTGCGACATAATATCTGCCATTTTATTTGAAATTTCTCCTGAAACACCAGTATCAATCTCGTCAAACATAATACTTGGAAGCTTGACGTATTTTGATAAGATAGACTTAATAGCTAGCATTATTCTTGATAATTCTCCACCAGATGCTGCTTTTTTTAACACGTTAAATTGACCACCTTTATTGGCAGAAAATAAGAAGTTTAAATTATCCTTTCCATTATATAAAAACGTTTTGGATGTTTCTAAGCTTATATTAAACTGTGCATTTGGCATACCTAATTGCGTTAACAAGGCTTCTAATTGTTTTTTTAATTCTGGTATGGCTTTATTACGCTTATCTGTTATGTTTTTAGCTTCAGTATTTAATAATTTTTCTAAAGCTTTAATTTCTTCTTGCTTATCTATAATATCTTGGTCAGCATTTTCAGTTGCCTCTACTTTTTTAGATAATGCTTCTCTAATATCTATTAACTCAGTAATAGACTTGACTAGATGCTTTTGCATTAAGTTATTTATGGTCATAAGTTGAGCATTAACAACCTCTAGCCTATTTGGATCAGCGTCTAATTTGTCTTCAAAACGTTCGATATCAACCA
The genomic region above belongs to Olleya sp. Hel_I_94 and contains:
- a CDS encoding CdaR family protein, whose product is MQKLKLKILGLFKSKKINIFLLFFVLAFSILVLTKLSKVYTATLAFKVKPKDISDTHVIVNSNNPELDITIQTTGFNWLRYAIKRPELDINFKTDISKKDSTLIWSVSKGFSNINKQFDKEEKIISINPDTLLFRFDVNDVKYVPIILDSKIQYAKGYNTLDTLKTVPDSVKLIGPSSVLKTISKVKTQYLELKEVKSDVNKTLLLQLDSLNKNIKTNITQAKLMVNVSKFSEGVLDIPIQIINIPEGVKVNYFPKQVSLSFTTSLEKFNTIKSEDFNIVCDYNDASGNTTLAPKLIKQPNNVKNIRLLQQKIEFIITE
- a CDS encoding glycosyltransferase, whose product is MELSFSFIIPVYNRPIEIEELLESFLTLKGNYSYEIVIVEDGSTITSKAIVDKYIDKLDISYYFKSNSGPGDSRNFGMQHAKGNYFIILDSDCLLPSHYLQEVEASLKLNYVDCFGGPDKAHHSFSNLQKAIDFSMTSVITTGGIRGNKSSLDKFQPRSFNMGLSKLAFEATKGFGNIHPGEDPDLSIRLWDLGFKTTLFPEAYVYHKRRISWSKFYKQVNKFGSVRPILNKWHPQTKKITYWFPTMFFIGVIIALFLTLFNLFLPLYLVLFYYCLIFIVAVLKTKNIIIAFQALLAVSIQFFGYGYGFLKSTILLHFKSEKPEVIFPHLFFKN
- a CDS encoding T9SS type A sorting domain-containing protein, translating into MMKKITLLLCVALISCFSAMAQHTFPVITGPTSVTEGSPVTLNINDAANSAAVPSGNYATFSISIDWVSTDNAWASECDLDLTTAAGTVNFNSPSTGSANSGVATTITFDGSFTADYDPDADGTFDIVLDQTYSGSAADWSNITVTIVPALTCTSPVATAVVGTTDCAAGTYMIDVDVTSLGDATSVTITNDAGVSSTPATATGMVSVGPFTPGTDVNITIEHDQDSLCNLELATLSYACPPSNDECTGAIPLTVNADLDCMNVTSGTIAAATASGIATACGGTEDDDVWYSFMATSTTHVIALQNITGGTTDLYHAVYDATSGCEALGTALTCSDPNTSSTSGLTVGTTYFVQVYSWTGTAGQTSNFDICIGTPPPPPANDTCEGAIELTLSSDDSCDNSVSGTTNSALPSASGTCSSTNKDVWYTFTPTEDNNYVFSATETFDSGFSTTYLSLYSGDCETTTQVGTTCFTTAAQTFTLTSGTTYFVNVRSTSGTAYVDFDLCVFLAPPPPVNDACENAITINAGDSISGDTSYSTNVENLTVCSGGTVGTTCDPGGDSSPNAGTLVFGTGVWYVYNSPGNESISIEDSADAFDSEIQVWSGACGSLVCVAGDDDSSTAGSGGFVCFDSEATATTYYIYIDGNAATGVGAYTLNLNTTPLPPANDECTAAEALTLGVEITGDNTGATDSGVTADCFTGAVADLWYSFVAPPSGEVTVTTTAAQYGVYTDCAGTAVGACNTSVVGGLTDGTTYYVRVSDDGTARAQAPGSFTLLLSESSLSTVEFNTEALFSYYPNPVNDNLTLKAQKEISNVSVYNMLGQEVYRNAPNSVDNLVNMSDLQSGAYFVKVTIGDVTETIKVIKK
- a CDS encoding enoyl-ACP reductase, which translates into the protein MSYNLLKGKRGIIFGALDENSIAWKTAERVHEEGGTFVLTNAPVAMRMGQINVLAEKTGSQIIPADATSEEDLQNLVTQAMEILGGKIDFVLHSIGMSINVRKGKHYTDQNYAWTQKGTDVSAMSFHKTMQTLYKQDAMNEWGSIVALTYMAAQRVFPDYNDMADNKAYLESIARSFGYFFGRDKKVRVNTISQSPTPTTAGSGVKGFDGFIAYAEKMSPLGNATALDCANYTVSLFSDLTKRVTLQNLFHDGGFSNMGVSDAVMSAFVDGIDK